Proteins from a single region of Aquirhabdus parva:
- a CDS encoding NAD(P)-dependent oxidoreductase — MSHIAIIGATGRAGSQLLEEALRRGHTVTAIARKASSLAGREGVTPKDVDILDAAALTDAVKGTDAVFSAAHFSTIPAHAIIDPIKKAGVPRLLVVGGAGSLFVAPNVRVIDTPNFPEEYKAEATAGGVYLDTLQSESELDWTFLSPSALFIEGERTGKFRIGQDDLLVDATGKSWITFADYAIAYIDELEKPAHSRQRFTVGY; from the coding sequence ATGAGCCATATTGCCATCATTGGCGCCACAGGTCGCGCTGGAAGCCAACTGCTTGAAGAAGCTCTGCGTCGTGGTCATACCGTCACTGCAATTGCTCGCAAAGCATCAAGTTTGGCAGGGCGCGAAGGCGTCACCCCCAAAGATGTAGATATCCTAGATGCGGCTGCACTTACGGATGCCGTAAAAGGGACTGATGCCGTATTCAGCGCAGCACATTTCTCCACAATTCCTGCGCATGCCATCATTGATCCGATCAAAAAAGCAGGCGTGCCTCGTTTACTGGTTGTCGGCGGTGCAGGTAGCTTGTTTGTCGCGCCGAATGTCAGAGTCATCGATACCCCGAACTTTCCTGAAGAATATAAAGCGGAAGCCACTGCAGGTGGGGTCTATCTGGATACCCTGCAATCAGAAAGTGAACTCGACTGGACGTTCCTCTCCCCTTCAGCGTTGTTCATCGAAGGTGAGCGCACAGGTAAGTTTCGCATTGGACAAGATGACTTACTGGTGGATGCCACAGGCAAAAGCTGGATCACCTTTGCTGACTACGCGATTGCTTATATCGATGAGTTAGAAAAACCAGCTCACTCACGTCAGCGTTTCACCGTGGGTTATTAA
- a CDS encoding M48 family metallopeptidase, translated as MDSKQHRHLKQAIAIRFFDGQTSRERQGRMYPSDDSGMVWVDLEGDSDALSFRLKDGLIRAAIGQTPPMIEFAHDVCIELLQMDLPDWLTPTDWTESRLAWLKRMWLGRIWRWESSPRWILVSVVVTIIFAVLVLQYGIPLIAKQTAYALPEHTLDDLGVSTLATLDHDTLKHSELPIARRIEIREEYKHWISANPEREIIFRQGGELGPNAFALPDGRIVVTDELVNLVANDYELLAVLAHETGHIERRHALRQSITNDSLKALIIAVTGNTTSLLNETPAQLVGLTYSREFEREADDYAYELMVQKELPLHYFSDILLRLETVGGGENDGNDSLKNGLKNYISTHPPTSERIARFEGHS; from the coding sequence ATGGATTCAAAGCAACATCGTCATCTGAAGCAAGCTATTGCGATCCGTTTCTTTGATGGGCAGACTTCGCGTGAGCGTCAGGGGCGCATGTATCCCAGTGATGATAGTGGGATGGTTTGGGTCGATTTAGAGGGGGATAGTGATGCGCTGTCGTTTCGATTAAAAGATGGTTTGATACGCGCTGCCATTGGTCAGACCCCGCCGATGATTGAGTTCGCGCATGATGTATGTATAGAGCTACTGCAAATGGATTTGCCGGATTGGTTGACGCCAACGGACTGGACGGAGTCGCGTCTTGCGTGGTTGAAGCGGATGTGGCTGGGCCGGATTTGGCGCTGGGAGAGTAGTCCGCGCTGGATATTAGTCAGTGTTGTCGTCACCATTATTTTTGCAGTTCTGGTCTTACAGTATGGGATACCGCTGATTGCTAAGCAGACGGCTTATGCACTGCCTGAGCATACTTTAGATGATCTTGGCGTCAGTACACTGGCAACACTTGATCATGACACGCTTAAGCACAGTGAACTGCCGATCGCGCGGCGGATCGAGATTCGTGAGGAGTATAAGCATTGGATTTCTGCAAATCCCGAGCGGGAAATTATCTTTCGCCAAGGGGGGGAGTTGGGTCCTAATGCATTTGCACTGCCTGATGGTCGTATTGTGGTGACGGATGAATTGGTCAATCTGGTGGCCAATGATTATGAGTTGCTGGCGGTGCTTGCTCATGAGACGGGACATATCGAGCGGCGTCATGCACTGCGGCAATCCATTACCAATGATTCTTTAAAAGCCCTGATTATCGCTGTAACGGGCAATACCACGAGTCTGCTGAACGAAACGCCTGCACAGTTGGTTGGGCTGACTTATTCCCGCGAATTCGAGCGCGAAGCGGATGATTATGCCTATGAGCTGATGGTGCAAAAGGAGCTTCCACTACATTATTTCTCCGATATCTTGCTCCGTCTGGAAACGGTGGGCGGTGGTGAAAATGATGGCAATGATTCGCTGAAAAATGGTCTTAAAAACTATATCTCAACACATCCCCCCACATCGGAACGCATCGCACGTTTTGAAGGTCATTCATAA
- a CDS encoding YjgN family protein: protein MTTLPFQSNDPTLPMVSSEPKSEIALPELFGQKSRFRFYGKASEYFGIWLVNWLLTIMTLSLYSPWAKVRRLRYFYTHTELEGARFDFTGQARAIFIGRIAALAVYFGAHSEGALKGSWLQWVAGVLLFAIYAIIPYLFRATYRFKARNTVYRHVRFKFTGTWRQAFMTYWGFGLLVIISLGLLLPYYIYRHKRYQFSNLQLGRLKFQFHAKVRHFYVAMWFPMLLLVGLYVGLTALAIYLSNMDIHIEDWKDAKNILWRLSPLIFVFLMVLASMYWITSALVFRLCWSRVSLGRSDFTSDLSVFKYLWIAYSNFWICVMTLGMMIPWAIIRVQRYRINSVSIEWQDDPQEILAVMQADLKAFGEELNDLIGIDLSL, encoded by the coding sequence ATGACGACTTTGCCATTTCAGTCGAACGACCCAACTCTGCCTATGGTTTCAAGCGAGCCTAAATCTGAAATTGCATTACCGGAGTTGTTTGGGCAAAAGAGCCGTTTTCGTTTTTATGGCAAAGCCAGTGAGTATTTCGGCATTTGGTTGGTTAATTGGCTGCTGACAATTATGACCTTAAGCTTGTATTCCCCTTGGGCGAAGGTTAGGCGCCTACGTTATTTCTATACGCATACCGAACTTGAAGGGGCTCGTTTTGACTTCACGGGTCAAGCGCGTGCCATCTTTATTGGGCGGATTGCGGCTTTAGCTGTGTATTTCGGGGCGCATTCAGAAGGCGCATTAAAGGGCTCGTGGTTACAGTGGGTTGCCGGTGTGCTGCTCTTTGCCATCTATGCCATCATTCCTTATTTGTTTCGGGCAACCTACCGTTTTAAGGCCAGAAATACGGTCTATCGTCATGTGCGATTTAAGTTTACCGGAACATGGCGACAGGCGTTTATGACCTATTGGGGCTTTGGGCTGCTCGTTATTATCAGTTTAGGTTTGCTATTGCCGTATTATATTTATCGACACAAGCGATATCAGTTCAGTAACTTACAGCTTGGTCGGTTAAAGTTTCAATTTCACGCGAAGGTGCGACACTTTTATGTCGCCATGTGGTTTCCGATGCTGTTATTGGTCGGCCTGTATGTTGGCTTGACTGCGCTGGCGATCTATCTATCCAACATGGATATCCATATTGAAGATTGGAAGGATGCTAAGAATATTTTATGGCGCTTAAGCCCGCTGATTTTTGTATTTTTGATGGTACTTGCATCGATGTATTGGATCACCTCTGCACTGGTTTTTCGGTTGTGTTGGTCGCGGGTGTCACTGGGGCGGAGTGATTTTACCAGTGATCTTAGCGTCTTTAAGTATTTATGGATTGCCTATAGTAATTTTTGGATCTGTGTCATGACTCTCGGTATGATGATCCCTTGGGCCATTATTCGAGTTCAGCGTTATCGGATTAATTCAGTCAGTATTGAGTGGCAGGATGATCCACAAGAGATTCTTGCCGTGATGCAAGCCGACCTAAAAGCGTTTGGTGAGGAGCTTAATGATCTGATCGGAATCGATCTCTCCTTATAA